The following are encoded together in the Lagopus muta isolate bLagMut1 chromosome Z, bLagMut1 primary, whole genome shotgun sequence genome:
- the ANKRA2 gene encoding ankyrin repeat family A protein 2 isoform X2 yields the protein MASSANLDTGAQLIVEECTTSYSLPPMPDIKVEHQLDSSTEEGPSQSVAMGMKFILPNRFDMNVCSRFVKSLNEEDSKNIQDQVNSDLEVASVLFKAECNIRTSPSPGIQVRHVYTPSTTKHFSPIKQSTTLTNKHRGNEVSTTPLLINSLSVHQLAAQGEMLYLATRIEQENVINHKDEEGFTPLMWAAAHGQIAVVEFLLQNGADPQILGKGRESALSLACSKGYTDIVKMLLDCGVDVNEYDWKVVLIQLSKQMLAIIPWIWL from the exons ATGGCATCTTCAGCTAACTTAGACACCGGGGCCCAGCTAATTGTGGAAGAGTGTACCACCAGTTACAGCCTTCCACCCATGCCAGACATCAAGGTGGAGCACCAGCTTGACTCCAGCACAGAGGAGGGCCCATCCCAGAGTGTGGCCATGGGCATGAAGTTCATTTTACCCAATAGATTTGATATGAACGTCTGCTCGCGATTTGTGAAGTCTCTGAATGAGGAGGACAGTAAAAATATTCAAGACCAAGTTAACTCTGACCTGGAAGTGGCATCTGTCCTGTTTAAAG CTGAATGCAACATCCGTACTTCTCCTTCACCTGGTATCCAAGTAAGACATGTTTATACTCCATCAACTACTAAGCATTTCTCACCAATAAAACAGTCaactaccctaactaacaaaCATAGGGGAAATGAAGTCTCTACAACACCTCTGCTTATAAACT ctttatCAGTTCACCAgctggctgctcagggagaaATGTTGTATCTGGCCACACGTATTGAACAGG aaaatgtaatCAATCATAAGGATGAAGAAGGATTTACCCCTCTGATGTGGGCTGCAGCTCATGGGCAGATAGCAGTGGTGGAATTTCTCCTCCAGAAT GGTGCGGATCCTCAGATTCTGGGGAAAGGGCGAGAAAGTGCCCTCTCACTGGCTTGCAGCAAAGGGTACACAGATATTGTGAAAATGCTGCTCGACTGTGGAGTTGATGTCAATGAGTATGACTGG AAAGTGGTGCTGATCCAACTATCGAAACAGATGCTGGCTATAATTCCATGGATTTGGCTGTAG
- the BTF3 gene encoding transcription factor BTF3: protein MRSSARRASLPAAISLPAACCARTRAPPAPIPPLRQRYARSGKMKETIMNQEKLAKLQAQVRIGGKGTARRKKKVVHRTATADDKKLQFSLKKLGVNNISGIEEVNMFTNQGTVIHFNNPKVQASLAANTFTITGHAETKQLTEMLPSILNQLGADSLTSLRRLAEALPKQPVDGKAPLATGEDDDDEVPDLVENFDEASKNEAN from the exons ATGCGCAGCTCGGCGCGGCGTGCCTCCCTTCCGGCCGCCATCTCGCTCCCGGCCGCGTGCTGTGCCCGAACCCGCGCCCCGCCCGCTCCGATCCCGCCGCTCCGACAGCGCTACGCCCGCTCCGGGAAG ATGAAAGAGACCATCATGAACCAGGAGAAGCTCGCCAAGCTCCAAGCCCAAGTGCGCATCGGCGGCAAG ggTACTGCCCGCAGGAAGAAGAAGGTTGTCCATAGAACAGCCACAGCAGATGATaagaaacttcagttttctttaaagaaacttGGAGTCAACAATATTTCTGGCATTGAAGAG GTAAATATGTTTACCAACCAAGGAACAGTTATTCACTTCAATAATCCTAAAGTTCAGGCATCTCTGGCTGCTAACACTTTCACTATCACTGGCCATGCTGAAACAAAGCAGCTGACAGAAATGCTTCCTAGTATCTTAAATCAGCTTGGAGCTGACAGTCTGACCAGCCTGAGGAGATTGGCAGAAGCCTTACCCAAGCAAC CTGTGGATGGAAAAGCACCTCTTGCTACTGGTGAAGACGATGATGATGAAGTTCCAG atCTTGTTGAAAACTTTGATGAAGCTTCAAAGAACgaagcaaactga
- the ANKRA2 gene encoding ankyrin repeat family A protein 2 isoform X1 gives MASSANLDTGAQLIVEECTTSYSLPPMPDIKVEHQLDSSTEEGPSQSVAMGMKFILPNRFDMNVCSRFVKSLNEEDSKNIQDQVNSDLEVASVLFKAECNIRTSPSPGIQVRHVYTPSTTKHFSPIKQSTTLTNKHRGNEVSTTPLLINSLSVHQLAAQGEMLYLATRIEQENVINHKDEEGFTPLMWAAAHGQIAVVEFLLQNGADPQILGKGRESALSLACSKGYTDIVKMLLDCGVDVNEYDWNGGTPLLYAVHGNHVKCVKILLESGADPTIETDAGYNSMDLAVALGYRSVQQVIESHLLKLLQSIKE, from the exons ATGGCATCTTCAGCTAACTTAGACACCGGGGCCCAGCTAATTGTGGAAGAGTGTACCACCAGTTACAGCCTTCCACCCATGCCAGACATCAAGGTGGAGCACCAGCTTGACTCCAGCACAGAGGAGGGCCCATCCCAGAGTGTGGCCATGGGCATGAAGTTCATTTTACCCAATAGATTTGATATGAACGTCTGCTCGCGATTTGTGAAGTCTCTGAATGAGGAGGACAGTAAAAATATTCAAGACCAAGTTAACTCTGACCTGGAAGTGGCATCTGTCCTGTTTAAAG CTGAATGCAACATCCGTACTTCTCCTTCACCTGGTATCCAAGTAAGACATGTTTATACTCCATCAACTACTAAGCATTTCTCACCAATAAAACAGTCaactaccctaactaacaaaCATAGGGGAAATGAAGTCTCTACAACACCTCTGCTTATAAACT ctttatCAGTTCACCAgctggctgctcagggagaaATGTTGTATCTGGCCACACGTATTGAACAGG aaaatgtaatCAATCATAAGGATGAAGAAGGATTTACCCCTCTGATGTGGGCTGCAGCTCATGGGCAGATAGCAGTGGTGGAATTTCTCCTCCAGAAT GGTGCGGATCCTCAGATTCTGGGGAAAGGGCGAGAAAGTGCCCTCTCACTGGCTTGCAGCAAAGGGTACACAGATATTGTGAAAATGCTGCTCGACTGTGGAGTTGATGTCAATGAGTATGACTGG AATGGAGGTACGCCTCTACTGTATGCAGTGCATGGGAACCATGTGAAATGTGTAAAAATTCTTCTTG AAAGTGGTGCTGATCCAACTATCGAAACAGATGCTGGCTATAATTCCATGGATTTGGCTGTAGCCTTGGGCTATCGGAGTG TTCAACAGGTTATTGAGTCTCATTTATTAAAGCTACTTCAAAGTATCAAGGAATAA